Proteins encoded within one genomic window of Oceanibaculum indicum P24:
- a CDS encoding CaiB/BaiF CoA transferase family protein, which translates to MMADTAANPAGGAFGALNGLKVIDLTRVLGGPYGTQILGDHGAEIVKIEPPQGDEVRDWGPPFLEGDASYFIGVNRNKRSLGLDLSKPEGREVLLRLLDGADVLIENYKPGTMERWGIGYEEVLSKRFPKLIHCRISGFGGDGPLGGFPGYDAVIQAMAGMFSINGTPEAGPTRMGTPLVDLGTGLYSAIAILMALFERQRSGKGQYIDMTLYDSAVALLHPQAANYFLSGKTPVLTGSEHPNITPYDKFATSTGEIFLAIGNNRAFERFCTEIGRPDLPADPRFTSNGERTINRPALRAELEKAMADMDGKALCERLLAVGVPAGPVMNIAEVFAAEHTQHRRMDETLGAYRGTGIPIKFSRTPGSVRRTPPKFAQHSDEILAEAGFSAEEVASLKQGDVVVTKRRQ; encoded by the coding sequence ATGATGGCGGATACCGCCGCGAACCCGGCCGGCGGCGCTTTTGGCGCGCTGAACGGCCTGAAGGTGATCGACCTGACCCGCGTGCTGGGCGGCCCCTACGGCACCCAGATCCTGGGCGACCATGGCGCGGAGATCGTGAAGATCGAGCCGCCGCAGGGCGACGAGGTGCGCGACTGGGGGCCGCCCTTCCTGGAGGGCGACGCCTCCTATTTCATCGGCGTGAACCGCAACAAGCGCTCGCTCGGCCTCGACCTCTCCAAGCCGGAGGGCCGGGAGGTGCTGCTGCGCCTGCTCGACGGTGCCGACGTGCTGATCGAGAATTACAAGCCCGGCACCATGGAGCGCTGGGGCATCGGTTATGAGGAGGTGTTGTCGAAGCGCTTCCCGAAACTGATCCATTGCCGCATCAGCGGCTTTGGCGGCGACGGCCCGCTGGGCGGCTTTCCCGGCTATGACGCGGTCATCCAGGCGATGGCCGGCATGTTCTCGATCAACGGCACGCCGGAGGCCGGGCCGACCCGTATGGGCACGCCGCTGGTCGATCTCGGCACCGGGCTCTATTCCGCCATCGCCATCCTGATGGCGCTGTTCGAGCGCCAGCGTTCCGGCAAGGGCCAGTATATCGATATGACGCTGTATGATTCGGCGGTGGCTCTCCTGCATCCGCAGGCGGCCAACTACTTCCTGTCGGGCAAGACCCCGGTGCTGACCGGCAGCGAGCATCCCAACATCACGCCCTACGACAAGTTCGCCACCAGCACCGGCGAGATTTTCCTCGCCATCGGCAACAACCGCGCCTTCGAGCGGTTCTGCACCGAGATCGGCCGCCCGGACCTGCCCGCCGATCCGCGCTTTACCAGCAATGGCGAGCGCACGATCAACCGCCCGGCGCTGCGCGCGGAGCTGGAAAAGGCGATGGCGGACATGGACGGCAAGGCGCTGTGCGAGCGGCTACTGGCCGTCGGCGTGCCGGCTGGACCCGTCATGAACATCGCCGAGGTGTTTGCAGCGGAACACACCCAGCATCGCCGCATGGACGAGACGCTGGGCGCCTATCGCGGCACCGGCATCCCGATCAAGTTCAGCCGCACGCCGGGCAGCGTGCGCCGCACCCCGCCAAAATTCGCCCAGCACAGCGATGAAATCCTGGCCGAGGCGGGCTTCTCCGCCGAGGAGGTCGCATCGCTGAAGCAGGGCGATGTGGTGGTCACCAAACGCCGGCAATAA
- a CDS encoding mandelate racemase/muconate lactonizing enzyme family protein produces the protein MKIVELKAYPISFKVPEGANVSLGIGRTVKRDAVIVKIVTEDGITGWGEAHAARAPGAVAQLANTTLRQLVVGQDAGDIVGLWNRMYRMQLASHGMGAGAAIAMSGIDMALWDIKGKAAGWPLYRLLGGSAKPMQAYAGGISLGFQEPAKLVEEAQSYVAQGYRALKLRIGDTVARDLERVRAVRKALGEGIDILTDANTNYTLADARNAYPGLDECRVGWLEEPFPSPDDRSYEIAASYGRTPLAAGENHYTRFDFNRLIERKVINIFQPDLSKTGGITEGLRIAHMASAWKISSHPHTSVTGLNMAASLHFLAAIDNPGYFEADLSKGNVFRDQLCSPAYSVSADGTVTPPEAPGLGIEVDEAVLAAHPVIDGAGYV, from the coding sequence ATGAAGATCGTCGAGCTGAAGGCCTATCCGATCTCCTTCAAGGTGCCGGAGGGGGCGAATGTCTCGCTGGGCATCGGCCGCACGGTGAAGCGCGACGCGGTGATCGTGAAGATCGTCACCGAGGACGGCATCACCGGCTGGGGCGAGGCGCATGCCGCCCGCGCGCCGGGTGCCGTGGCGCAGCTTGCCAACACCACGCTGCGCCAGCTCGTGGTCGGGCAGGATGCCGGCGATATTGTCGGCCTGTGGAACCGCATGTACCGCATGCAGCTCGCCAGCCACGGCATGGGGGCGGGCGCCGCCATCGCGATGAGCGGCATCGACATGGCGCTGTGGGACATCAAGGGCAAGGCGGCGGGCTGGCCGCTCTACCGGCTGCTGGGCGGCTCCGCGAAGCCGATGCAAGCCTATGCCGGCGGCATCTCGCTGGGCTTCCAGGAGCCGGCAAAGCTGGTGGAGGAGGCGCAATCCTATGTCGCGCAGGGCTACAGGGCGCTGAAGCTGCGCATCGGCGACACGGTGGCGCGCGATCTGGAACGGGTGCGCGCCGTGCGCAAGGCGCTGGGCGAGGGCATCGACATCCTGACCGACGCCAACACCAACTACACGCTGGCAGATGCCCGCAACGCCTATCCGGGTCTGGACGAGTGCCGTGTCGGCTGGCTGGAGGAACCCTTCCCCTCGCCGGACGACCGTAGCTACGAGATCGCGGCGTCCTATGGCCGCACGCCGCTGGCGGCGGGCGAGAACCATTATACCCGCTTCGATTTCAACCGGCTGATCGAGCGCAAGGTGATCAATATCTTCCAGCCTGACCTGTCGAAGACCGGCGGCATCACCGAGGGGCTGCGCATCGCGCACATGGCCTCGGCCTGGAAGATTTCCAGCCATCCGCATACGTCGGTGACGGGCCTCAACATGGCGGCCTCGCTGCATTTCCTGGCCGCCATCGACAATCCCGGCTATTTCGAGGCCGATCTGTCGAAGGGCAATGTGTTCCGCGATCAGCTGTGCAGCCCGGCCTACAGCGTTTCAGCCGACGGCACGGTAACGCCGCCGGAGGCGCCCGGCCTTGGCATCGAGGTTGATGAGGCGGTGCTGGCCGCCCACCCCGTCATCGACGGGGCGGGGTATGTGTGA
- a CDS encoding 3-hydroxyacyl-CoA dehydrogenase, whose protein sequence is MDVKAEGFAVGVVGAGAMGQGIAQVALEGGCKVVLHDAKPGGAEAGRELIFGRLDRLVEKGRLQADAVAGMKESLSIAPALADLGSCPVVVEAVFEDLELKRSIFAELEKHVAEDAILASNTSSLPIAAIARNCARPQRVAGMHFFNPVPLMKLVEIIKGPETADDVAVALAELGKRMGRTPVTVQDAPGFLVNMGGRAYTTEGMRLIHESVATPAQIDAVMKECCGFRMGPCELMDLTGIDVNYPVSMIVYEGYLHDPRLKTVPLHKALYEAGRLGRKTKAGHYRYDNKGNVLDAPSPDHVTDAAPAATVSLAEPDAALEKFLGGLGVKITASDDGSSPILCAPIGEDATSVAVRTGADHRRLVAIDLSADISKRITIMTAPGADAAARDSVAALLAKDGCKVTAIKDSPGFIAQRLRAMIGNLSCEMAQVGLASPEEIDLAMTLGLNYPQGPLAMVDAMGTRATLRVLEQLQALTGEDRYRPSLWLRRRALLGLSAKTAG, encoded by the coding sequence ATGGATGTGAAAGCCGAGGGATTCGCGGTCGGCGTCGTCGGCGCCGGCGCGATGGGCCAGGGCATTGCCCAGGTGGCGCTGGAGGGCGGCTGCAAGGTCGTCCTGCATGATGCCAAGCCGGGCGGTGCGGAGGCCGGGCGCGAGCTGATCTTCGGGCGGCTGGACCGGCTGGTCGAGAAGGGCCGGCTGCAGGCCGATGCCGTCGCCGGCATGAAGGAAAGCCTCTCCATCGCCCCTGCCCTTGCCGATCTGGGCAGCTGCCCTGTGGTGGTCGAGGCGGTGTTCGAGGATCTGGAGCTGAAGCGCAGCATCTTCGCCGAGCTGGAGAAACATGTGGCGGAGGATGCGATTCTCGCCTCCAACACCTCATCCCTGCCGATTGCCGCCATCGCGCGCAACTGCGCCAGGCCGCAGCGCGTCGCCGGCATGCATTTCTTCAATCCCGTGCCGCTGATGAAGCTGGTCGAGATCATCAAGGGGCCGGAAACCGCCGACGATGTCGCCGTAGCATTGGCCGAGCTGGGCAAGCGCATGGGCCGCACGCCGGTCACCGTGCAGGACGCGCCCGGCTTCCTCGTCAATATGGGCGGGCGCGCCTACACAACCGAGGGCATGCGCCTGATCCATGAGAGCGTGGCTACGCCGGCGCAGATCGATGCGGTCATGAAGGAATGCTGCGGCTTCCGCATGGGGCCGTGCGAGCTGATGGATCTGACCGGCATCGATGTGAACTATCCGGTCAGCATGATCGTCTATGAGGGCTATCTGCACGATCCGCGCCTGAAGACGGTGCCGCTGCACAAGGCGCTGTACGAGGCGGGCCGGTTGGGACGCAAGACGAAGGCCGGCCACTATCGCTATGACAATAAAGGGAATGTTCTCGATGCGCCGAGCCCGGATCATGTGACGGATGCGGCCCCCGCCGCCACCGTCAGCCTGGCCGAGCCGGATGCCGCGCTGGAGAAGTTCCTTGGCGGCCTCGGCGTGAAGATCACCGCGTCGGACGATGGATCGAGCCCCATCCTCTGCGCCCCCATCGGCGAGGACGCGACAAGCGTCGCCGTGCGCACCGGCGCCGATCACCGCCGGCTGGTGGCCATCGACCTCAGCGCCGACATCTCGAAGCGCATCACCATCATGACCGCGCCGGGGGCCGATGCCGCCGCCCGCGATTCCGTGGCGGCGCTGCTGGCGAAGGATGGCTGCAAGGTCACCGCGATCAAGGATTCGCCGGGCTTCATCGCCCAGCGCCTGCGCGCCATGATCGGCAACCTGTCCTGCGAGATGGCGCAGGTCGGCCTCGCCAGCCCGGAGGAGATCGACCTCGCCATGACGCTGGGTCTGAACTATCCGCAGGGGCCGCTGGCCATGGTCGATGCCATGGGGACCAGGGCGACGCTGCGCGTGCTGGAACAGTTGCAGGCACTGACCGGGGAGGACCGCTACCGCCCCAGCCTGTGGCTCCGCCGCCGCGCCCTGCTGGGCCTGTCCGCGAAGACGGCGGGGTAA
- the pcaF gene encoding 3-oxoadipyl-CoA thiolase, which translates to MTEAFICDAIRTPIGRFGGSLSAVRADDLATVPIKALMERNTSVDWGALDDVLYGCVNQAGEDNRNVARMALLLAGLPVEVPGATVNRLCGSGMEATVQAARAIRAGETSLMLSGGVESMSRAPFVMPKADSAFSRKAEIYDTTIGWRFVNPIMQKQYGIDQMPETAENVAEQFQVSREDQDAFALRSQHKAAAAQANGRLAKEIVAVTIPRRKGDPIVVDQDEHPRGDTTIEQLAKLSTPFRKEGGTVTAGNASGVNDGAAAIIVASEEAAKRHGLTPRARIVAAAVAGVAPRIMGIGPAPASEKVLKLAGLTIDQMDVIELNEAFAAQALATTRMLGIADDDPRVNPNGGAIALGHPLGASGARLLLTAAQQLHDTGGRYALCTMCIGVGQGIATIIERI; encoded by the coding sequence ATGACCGAGGCTTTCATCTGCGACGCCATCCGCACGCCAATCGGCCGCTTTGGCGGCAGCCTGTCCGCCGTGCGCGCCGACGATCTGGCGACCGTGCCGATCAAGGCGCTGATGGAGCGCAACACATCGGTGGACTGGGGCGCGCTGGACGATGTGCTCTATGGCTGCGTGAACCAGGCCGGCGAGGATAACCGCAATGTCGCGCGCATGGCGCTGCTGCTGGCGGGCCTGCCGGTCGAGGTGCCGGGCGCCACGGTGAACCGGCTGTGCGGCTCCGGCATGGAGGCCACGGTGCAGGCCGCCCGCGCGATCCGCGCTGGCGAGACCTCGCTGATGCTGTCGGGCGGTGTGGAGAGCATGTCGCGCGCGCCCTTTGTCATGCCGAAGGCGGACAGCGCCTTCTCCCGCAAGGCCGAGATCTACGACACCACCATCGGCTGGCGCTTCGTGAACCCGATCATGCAGAAGCAGTACGGCATCGACCAGATGCCAGAAACCGCCGAGAATGTGGCCGAGCAGTTCCAGGTCAGCCGCGAGGACCAGGACGCCTTCGCGCTGCGCAGCCAGCACAAGGCTGCCGCCGCGCAGGCGAATGGAAGGCTGGCGAAGGAGATCGTCGCCGTCACCATCCCGCGCCGCAAGGGCGACCCCATCGTGGTGGACCAGGACGAGCATCCGCGCGGCGACACCACCATCGAGCAGCTGGCGAAGCTGTCCACCCCGTTCCGCAAGGAAGGCGGAACGGTGACCGCCGGTAATGCCTCGGGCGTGAATGACGGCGCCGCCGCGATCATCGTCGCCTCGGAGGAGGCCGCCAAGCGCCACGGCCTGACGCCGCGCGCCCGCATCGTCGCCGCTGCCGTCGCCGGTGTAGCACCCCGCATCATGGGCATCGGTCCAGCCCCGGCCTCGGAGAAGGTGCTGAAGCTGGCCGGCCTGACCATCGACCAGATGGATGTGATCGAGCTGAACGAGGCCTTCGCCGCCCAGGCGCTGGCGACCACCCGCATGCTCGGCATCGCCGATGACGATCCCCGCGTGAACCCGAATGGCGGCGCCATCGCGCTGGGTCATCCGCTGGGTGCCAGCGGCGCGCGCCTGCTGCTGACGGCGGCGCAGCAGCTGCACGACACCGGCGGCCGCTATGCGCTGTGCACCATGTGCATTGGCGTCGGCCAGGGCATCGCCACCATCATCGAGCGGATATGA
- a CDS encoding enoyl-CoA hydratase produces MSETAQPEVIVERPEDGIAVVRINRPAVRNALNIATRKKLAEEFAKLSEDSSVRAIVLTGNEEAFAAGADLREFVEATPIDLLTRHTERLWRVISSTPQPVIAAINGFALGGGLELAMHADIIVAGEGAKLGQPEVRVGIMPGAGGTQRLTRAVGKFHAMKLCLTGRPIDAAEAFQIGLISTLVADDQVMETALKMARDLASLPPLAVQQIKEVIVAGEDSSLETGLMLERKAMQMLFASKDKNEGMQAFFEKRKPAYTGE; encoded by the coding sequence ATGTCCGAGACGGCCCAGCCGGAGGTAATCGTCGAGCGCCCGGAAGACGGCATCGCCGTTGTGCGCATCAACCGCCCGGCGGTGCGCAACGCGCTGAACATCGCCACCCGCAAGAAGCTGGCCGAGGAATTCGCCAAGCTGTCCGAGGATAGCAGCGTGCGCGCCATCGTGCTGACCGGCAATGAGGAGGCCTTCGCCGCCGGGGCCGACCTGCGCGAGTTTGTCGAGGCCACGCCTATCGACCTGCTGACCCGCCATACCGAGCGGCTGTGGCGGGTGATTTCCTCGACGCCGCAGCCGGTGATCGCCGCCATCAACGGCTTCGCGCTGGGCGGCGGGCTGGAGCTGGCGATGCATGCCGATATCATCGTGGCCGGCGAGGGCGCCAAGCTGGGCCAGCCGGAGGTGCGCGTCGGCATCATGCCGGGGGCGGGCGGCACGCAGCGCCTGACGCGCGCGGTCGGCAAGTTCCACGCCATGAAGCTGTGCCTGACTGGCCGGCCCATCGACGCCGCCGAGGCGTTCCAGATCGGCCTTATCAGCACGCTGGTGGCGGACGATCAGGTGATGGAGACGGCGCTGAAGATGGCGCGTGACCTCGCCTCGCTGCCGCCGCTCGCCGTGCAGCAGATCAAGGAAGTCATCGTGGCCGGCGAGGACAGCTCGCTGGAGACCGGCCTGATGCTGGAGCGCAAGGCGATGCAGATGCTGTTCGCCAGCAAGGACAAGAATGAGGGCATGCAGGCCTTCTTCGAAAAGCGCAAGCCGGCCTATACGGGCGAGTAA
- a CDS encoding aspartate aminotransferase family protein — MTFVPNSASARDIAHHLHPYTNLKVHETEGPLVITGGKGVHVFDEDGKDYIEAMAGLWSVSLGFNEQRLVDAAIKQMKELPYYHTFTHKSHLPSIDLAEKLKSVAPVEMSKVIFQNSGSEANDTVVKLIWYFWNAQNKPEKKKIISRIKGYHGVTVASASLTGLPNNHRDFDLPIANILHADCPHYYRFGLEGESEEEFATRMADNLEKLILKEGPETVGAFIAEPIMGAGGVIVPPKTYFEKIQAVLKKYDVLFCADEVICGFWRTGNYWGSQTFGMKPDILSCAKALSSSYLPISAVMVNERVYQACVTESEKIGVFGHGYTYSGHPVAAAVALETLKIYEERDIGAHVGKVGPLLQKGIAGFASHPLIGEVRGTGLIGAMEMVQDKKTRAAFDPKLGVGAKFAKIAQKNGLIVRAIGDSVAFCPPLIITEQEMGDMLSRYAKSLDEVAAQLKADGIAFG, encoded by the coding sequence ATGACCTTCGTGCCGAATTCCGCGAGCGCCCGCGACATCGCGCATCATCTGCATCCCTACACCAATCTGAAGGTGCATGAGACGGAAGGTCCGCTGGTCATCACCGGTGGCAAGGGCGTCCATGTCTTCGACGAGGACGGCAAGGACTATATCGAGGCGATGGCCGGCCTGTGGTCGGTGTCGCTGGGCTTCAACGAGCAGCGTCTGGTCGATGCCGCGATCAAGCAGATGAAGGAGCTGCCCTACTACCATACCTTCACGCACAAGTCGCACCTGCCCTCCATCGACCTTGCCGAGAAGCTGAAGTCGGTCGCCCCGGTGGAGATGTCGAAGGTGATCTTCCAGAACTCCGGTTCGGAAGCCAACGACACCGTCGTGAAGCTGATCTGGTACTTCTGGAACGCCCAGAACAAGCCGGAGAAGAAGAAGATCATCTCGCGCATCAAGGGCTATCACGGCGTCACCGTCGCCTCGGCCAGCCTGACCGGCCTGCCGAACAACCACCGCGACTTCGACCTGCCGATCGCCAATATCCTGCATGCCGACTGTCCGCATTATTACCGCTTCGGCCTTGAGGGCGAGAGCGAGGAGGAGTTCGCCACCCGCATGGCGGACAATCTGGAGAAGCTGATCCTGAAGGAGGGGCCGGAGACGGTCGGTGCCTTCATCGCCGAGCCGATCATGGGCGCCGGCGGCGTCATCGTGCCGCCGAAGACCTATTTCGAGAAGATCCAGGCCGTGCTGAAGAAGTACGACGTGCTGTTCTGCGCCGACGAGGTGATCTGCGGCTTCTGGCGCACCGGCAATTACTGGGGCAGCCAGACCTTCGGCATGAAGCCGGACATCCTGTCCTGCGCCAAGGCGCTGTCCTCCTCCTATCTGCCGATCTCGGCGGTGATGGTGAATGAGCGCGTCTATCAGGCCTGCGTGACCGAGTCCGAGAAGATCGGCGTGTTCGGCCATGGCTACACCTATTCCGGCCATCCGGTCGCGGCCGCCGTTGCGCTTGAGACGCTGAAGATCTACGAGGAGCGCGACATCGGCGCGCATGTCGGCAAGGTCGGCCCGCTGCTGCAGAAGGGCATCGCCGGCTTCGCCAGCCACCCGCTGATCGGCGAGGTGCGCGGCACCGGTCTGATCGGCGCCATGGAGATGGTGCAGGACAAGAAGACCCGCGCCGCCTTCGACCCGAAGCTGGGTGTCGGCGCCAAGTTCGCCAAGATCGCACAGAAGAACGGCCTGATCGTCCGCGCCATCGGCGATTCGGTCGCTTTCTGCCCGCCGCTCATCATCACCGAGCAGGAGATGGGCGACATGCTGTCGCGCTACGCCAAGTCTCTGGACGAGGTGGCCGCACAGCTGAAGGCGGACGGCATTGCCTTCGGCTGA
- the hemA gene encoding 5-aminolevulinate synthase: MDYQSFFADRIAQLKAEGRYRVFADLERQAGRFPDARQHVGGAQQRPVTIWCSNDYLGMGQHPAVLAAMQEAIQRTGAGAGGTRNISGTTHYHVLLERELVALHGKEAALLFTSGYVANEAALSCLASSLPNCIVFSDALNHASMIQGIRHSGAEKKIFRHNDIAHLEQLLAEADPARPKLVAFESVYSMDGDIAPIGDILDLCERYGALSYLDEVHAVGLYGVEGAGVAQRDGVMHRVDVVQGTMGKAFGLMGGYIAASATLADFIRSHASGFIFTTSLPPALTAGALASVRILRSDEGRALRARHQERAERLRAQLRAARLPLIEAPSHIVPVLVGDAARCKQASDLLLERHAIYVQPINYPTVPRGTERLRLTPTPLHDDAAMDRLVAALTDIWGALELKQAA; this comes from the coding sequence ATGGATTATCAAAGTTTCTTTGCCGACCGCATCGCGCAGCTGAAGGCCGAGGGGCGCTATCGCGTCTTTGCCGATCTGGAGCGCCAGGCCGGCCGGTTCCCGGATGCGCGGCAGCATGTCGGCGGCGCGCAGCAGCGTCCGGTCACCATCTGGTGCTCCAACGACTATCTCGGCATGGGCCAGCATCCCGCCGTGCTGGCGGCGATGCAGGAGGCGATCCAGCGCACCGGCGCCGGCGCCGGCGGCACCCGCAACATCTCCGGCACCACTCATTATCATGTGCTTCTGGAGCGCGAACTGGTGGCGCTGCACGGCAAGGAAGCGGCCTTGCTGTTCACTTCCGGCTATGTCGCGAACGAGGCGGCGCTGTCCTGCCTCGCCTCGTCGCTGCCGAACTGCATCGTGTTTTCCGATGCGCTGAACCACGCCTCGATGATCCAGGGCATCCGCCATTCCGGGGCGGAGAAGAAGATATTCCGGCACAATGATATCGCCCATCTGGAACAGCTGCTGGCCGAGGCCGACCCCGCGCGGCCGAAGCTGGTCGCCTTCGAATCGGTCTATTCGATGGATGGCGACATCGCACCCATCGGCGATATCCTCGATCTGTGCGAGCGTTATGGCGCGCTCAGCTATCTCGACGAGGTGCATGCCGTCGGCCTCTATGGCGTGGAAGGGGCGGGCGTCGCCCAGCGCGACGGCGTGATGCACCGGGTCGATGTGGTGCAGGGGACAATGGGCAAGGCGTTCGGCCTGATGGGCGGCTACATTGCCGCCTCGGCCACGTTGGCGGATTTCATACGCTCCCATGCCTCCGGCTTCATCTTCACGACGTCGCTGCCGCCGGCGTTGACCGCCGGTGCGCTGGCCAGCGTGCGCATCCTGCGCAGTGATGAGGGCAGGGCACTCCGCGCCCGCCATCAGGAACGGGCGGAACGGCTGCGTGCCCAACTGCGCGCCGCCCGGCTGCCGCTCATCGAGGCGCCCAGCCATATCGTGCCGGTGCTGGTGGGCGATGCCGCACGCTGCAAGCAGGCCAGCGACCTACTGCTGGAGCGCCATGCGATCTATGTGCAGCCGATCAACTACCCGACCGTGCCACGTGGCACCGAACGGCTGCGCCTGACGCCGACCCCGCTGCATGACGATGCGGCAATGGACCGGCTGGTTGCGGCGCTGACCGATATCTGGGGCGCGCTGGAGCTGAAGCAGGCGGCGTGA
- a CDS encoding M14 family metallopeptidase, whose translation MDVINYFSPDYQAARAKFLEAATHAGLVIENHLNPNSKGPDGGALYTDVAVWGDPKADRVLLANSATHGAEGFCGSGALIGWLRSGAYRSVPKNVKVVLVHAINPHGFAWIRRVTEDNVDLNRNFIDHNGGYPENPDYDALHDVIVPKQWGQDSLAAMEAAFDAYKKQHGAFAWQKALSQGQYNHADGIFHGGNKPTWSNLTFRKIVDAHVKGAKHACFIDYHTGLGPYGTVDLIADGEPGTPELQRCFDWFVNNVSSPALGNSTSPALYGVIKHAVVDMLEGTDVTSVTAEYGTYPLKNVVGAVIADNWLHARGDLDSAQGKELKAQMRKAFYPDEDDWKELVYLRSRQFMRAAIKGLAES comes from the coding sequence ATGGACGTCATCAACTACTTTTCCCCCGACTACCAGGCTGCCCGCGCCAAGTTTCTGGAAGCCGCTACCCATGCCGGCCTCGTCATCGAAAATCACCTGAACCCTAATTCAAAGGGGCCGGACGGCGGTGCGCTCTATACCGATGTCGCGGTCTGGGGCGATCCGAAGGCCGACCGCGTGCTGCTGGCCAATTCCGCGACGCATGGCGCGGAGGGCTTCTGCGGCTCCGGCGCGCTGATCGGCTGGCTGCGCAGCGGCGCCTACAGGAGCGTGCCGAAGAATGTAAAGGTCGTGCTTGTCCACGCCATCAACCCGCATGGCTTCGCCTGGATCCGGCGCGTGACAGAGGACAATGTCGATCTGAACCGCAATTTCATCGATCACAATGGCGGCTATCCGGAAAACCCGGACTATGACGCGCTGCACGATGTCATCGTGCCGAAGCAGTGGGGGCAGGACAGCCTCGCCGCGATGGAGGCCGCGTTCGATGCTTATAAGAAGCAGCATGGCGCCTTCGCCTGGCAGAAGGCGCTGAGCCAGGGCCAGTACAACCATGCCGACGGCATCTTCCATGGCGGCAACAAGCCGACCTGGTCGAACCTGACCTTCCGCAAGATCGTCGATGCCCATGTGAAGGGCGCGAAACATGCCTGCTTCATCGACTACCACACCGGCCTTGGCCCCTATGGCACGGTCGATCTGATCGCCGATGGCGAGCCGGGCACGCCGGAGTTGCAGCGCTGCTTCGACTGGTTCGTGAACAATGTCAGCTCGCCGGCGCTCGGCAACTCCACCTCGCCCGCCCTCTATGGCGTCATCAAGCACGCGGTGGTGGACATGCTGGAGGGGACGGATGTGACGTCCGTCACGGCGGAATACGGCACCTATCCGCTGAAGAATGTGGTCGGCGCCGTCATCGCCGATAACTGGCTGCATGCGCGCGGCGATCTCGACTCGGCGCAGGGCAAGGAACTGAAGGCCCAGATGCGCAAGGCCTTCTATCCGGACGAGGATGACTGGAAGGAACTGGTCTATCTGCGCTCGCGCCAGTTCATGCGCGCGGCGATCAAGGGTCTGGCGGAGAGCTGA